One Anaerolineae bacterium DNA segment encodes these proteins:
- a CDS encoding ABC transporter ATP-binding protein translates to MKLEVKHLVKNFGGFQVLKGVDLVIDHPQLVGLIGPNGAGKTTLTNIISGMLEPTSGEIWLNGKRIDGLKPYYIARLGLGRTFQVPRAFRRMTVLENLMVPALALNSQADRRQLQDKAMEILTFLTIDHLRNEYGGRLSGGQQKLLELGRLLMLDPQILILDEPFAGVHPKLQRTIYGYIRRVREEGRAIILISHDMESIFTLSERLVVLNFGEIIADGPPEEVRHDPAVIEAYLGREEEEETPEAEILEEAIREVYFAEEEGEEGTKEEGHHAGSA, encoded by the coding sequence ATGAAACTGGAAGTCAAGCATCTCGTGAAGAACTTCGGAGGGTTCCAGGTGCTCAAGGGGGTGGATCTGGTTATCGATCATCCTCAACTGGTGGGTCTCATCGGGCCCAACGGGGCGGGCAAGACCACGCTAACCAACATCATCAGCGGCATGTTGGAGCCCACCAGCGGCGAAATCTGGCTGAACGGCAAGCGCATCGACGGCCTGAAGCCGTACTACATCGCCCGCCTGGGCCTGGGCCGCACCTTCCAGGTGCCCCGTGCCTTCCGCCGGATGACGGTGCTGGAAAACCTCATGGTCCCTGCCCTGGCGCTGAACTCCCAGGCGGATCGCCGCCAACTTCAGGACAAGGCCATGGAGATTTTGACCTTCCTGACCATCGACCACCTGCGCAACGAATACGGTGGTCGGCTCTCCGGCGGGCAGCAGAAACTGCTGGAACTGGGCCGTTTGTTGATGCTGGACCCCCAAATTCTCATCCTGGATGAGCCTTTCGCCGGCGTGCATCCCAAACTGCAGCGCACCATCTATGGTTACATCCGCCGGGTGCGCGAAGAGGGCCGGGCCATCATCCTCATCAGCCATGACATGGAATCCATCTTCACCCTGAGCGAACGCCTGGTGGTGCTCAATTTCGGCGAAATCATCGCCGACGGCCCTCCCGAGGAGGTCCGGCACGACCCCGCCGTCATCGAGGCCTATCTGGGCCGCGAGGAAGAAGAGGAAACGCCCGAGGCAGAAATCCTCGAAGAGGCCATCCGCGAGGTGTATTTCGCCGAGGAGGAAGGCGAGGAAGGCACAAAGGAGGAGGGCCATCATGCTGGAAGTGCGTGA
- a CDS encoding ABC transporter ATP-binding protein has translation MLEVRDLYVGYYRDLFILQGVNLRAEKGKITTVLGANGVGKSTLLKAIFGFLRPMRGEILLNGQNIISVPTYQRINLGLAYIPQHMSIFRWMPVEDNILLGGWTFRHDKERLQRKLEENYERFPALKEKRKQQAGLLSGGQQRMVELARTLMTDPEVILVDEPTAGLAKLLKQEVYDMLVALRDRDGKTIILVDQEIRHALRIADYVYVLELGRNKFDGPVEAFTDVKERFWS, from the coding sequence ATGCTGGAAGTGCGTGATCTCTATGTGGGTTACTATCGCGACCTGTTCATCCTCCAGGGAGTGAACCTTCGAGCCGAAAAAGGCAAGATCACCACCGTGCTGGGGGCCAACGGCGTGGGAAAGTCCACCCTACTCAAAGCCATCTTTGGCTTCTTGCGCCCCATGCGCGGGGAGATCCTGCTCAACGGCCAGAACATCATCTCCGTCCCCACCTACCAGCGCATCAACCTGGGACTGGCCTACATCCCCCAGCACATGAGCATCTTTCGCTGGATGCCGGTGGAGGACAACATCCTCCTGGGCGGATGGACCTTCCGCCATGACAAGGAGCGGTTGCAGCGCAAACTGGAGGAGAACTACGAGCGCTTTCCGGCGCTGAAAGAAAAACGCAAGCAGCAGGCCGGGCTGCTATCCGGCGGGCAACAGCGCATGGTGGAACTGGCCCGCACGCTCATGACCGACCCCGAGGTAATTCTGGTGGATGAGCCTACCGCCGGCCTGGCCAAACTCCTGAAACAAGAAGTGTACGACATGCTCGTGGCCCTGCGCGACCGGGACGGCAAGACCATCATCCTGGTCGACCAGGAAATCCGCCACGCCCTGCGGATTGCCGACTATGTGTATGTGCTAGAGTTGGGACGCAACAAGTTCGACGGGCCAGTGGAAGCCTTCACCGATGTGAAGGAGCGTTTCTGGTCGTAA